The Nostoc sp. 'Lobaria pulmonaria (5183) cyanobiont' genome window below encodes:
- a CDS encoding response regulator transcription factor: MSESSKKILVIEDDNVTRNLYLKGLEAKGFDTIGAANGLAGIQQAQEHIPDLVICDITMPDMDGYSVLATLRQAPVTAIIPFIFLTGSSTRADVRKAMELGADDHLSKPSTIDELLRAIAIRLQKQATLQYWCTIQFQKAAKSLFADNTTAIAGRVAVGVGVGVGDREGVATLGASASGREASGREAMIPHLSIFPCIPQLKEVFDFIEAHYDQGITLCDVAVAVGYSPAYLTNRVAKQTGETVNCWIVKRRMAGARFLLQNNDQTVEKIAKALGYQDVSHFSRQFRQHHGLPPQAWRKEHQLVSQKQATLW, encoded by the coding sequence ATGTCTGAATCGTCAAAGAAAATTCTCGTCATTGAAGATGATAACGTTACCCGCAATCTTTATTTAAAGGGTCTTGAGGCTAAAGGTTTTGATACGATAGGTGCAGCCAACGGTCTTGCTGGTATCCAACAAGCACAAGAGCATATACCCGACTTAGTGATTTGCGATATCACAATGCCTGATATGGATGGTTATAGCGTTTTAGCTACGCTACGCCAAGCTCCTGTTACAGCAATTATTCCTTTCATTTTTCTGACTGGCAGTAGTACCAGAGCAGATGTTCGCAAAGCTATGGAATTGGGAGCAGACGACCATCTTAGCAAACCCTCTACAATAGACGAATTGCTCAGAGCGATCGCTATTCGCTTGCAAAAGCAAGCTACTCTCCAATACTGGTGCACTATTCAATTCCAGAAAGCTGCAAAATCACTATTTGCAGATAATACTACAGCGATCGCTGGACGTGTTGCCGTTGGTGTTGGCGTTGGCGTTGGTGATAGGGAAGGGGTAGCGACGTTAGGAGCGTCAGCCTCTGGTAGAGAAGCCTCTGGTAGAGAAGCGATGATCCCTCATTTGTCAATCTTTCCCTGCATTCCTCAATTAAAAGAAGTTTTCGACTTTATCGAAGCTCATTACGATCAAGGAATTACTTTGTGTGATGTGGCTGTTGCTGTTGGTTACTCACCTGCTTATTTAACTAACCGAGTAGCAAAGCAGACGGGAGAGACTGTAAACTGCTGGATTGTCAAACGCCGGATGGCGGGAGCTCGTTTTTTACTCCAAAATAACGATCAGACAGTCGAGAAGATAGCAAAAGCATTGGGCTATCAGGATGTGTCTCATTTCTCGCGCCAGTTTCGCCAACATCACGGTTTACCTCCCCAAGCTTGGCGCAAAGAGCATCAGCTTGTATCGCAAAAACAGGCCACACTCTGGTAA
- a CDS encoding cation:proton antiporter produces the protein MSNFDLVIQLFLQLTVILTTCRIVTILGRRYLGQTDVVCEMIAGVLLGPSLLGLIAPDFQQWLFPKLPIITAVGLKIPNPSMSILYAISQIGLVIYMFLIGLEFNTKLLKHHIKSASLLSAAGIITPFILGAIASFWFYHNGDFFQPKVMPWSAALYLGASMTITAFPMLARILYERGLAQTRFGTLALGAASVDDGVAWCLLAIVLASVKNSLSIAILAIGGGICYVLFAIFLGQPLLKLFTRMTKRDAGVNRQTLTLMLIILMFCAWFTDVTGIYAIFGAFVLGAVTPRGEFTQQIRQYTEFLTTSFLLPIFFVFSGLNTQIGLVNTPTLWGVTLLIIAIAILGKGVACMLAAKLAGENWRESATIGALMNARGLMELIILNIGLEQGIITPTLFTIMVIMAVITTLMASPLIAFFLHGTSYEKSPN, from the coding sequence ATGTCAAATTTTGATCTGGTTATTCAGCTATTTCTGCAACTTACAGTTATTTTAACCACTTGTCGCATTGTCACGATTTTAGGACGCCGTTATCTTGGTCAAACCGATGTTGTTTGCGAAATGATTGCAGGTGTATTGTTAGGGCCATCTCTTTTAGGATTGATTGCACCAGATTTTCAGCAATGGCTATTTCCTAAGCTTCCTATTATTACTGCTGTAGGACTGAAGATACCCAACCCATCGATGTCGATTTTATATGCTATCAGCCAGATTGGGTTAGTAATTTATATGTTTTTGATTGGTTTAGAGTTCAATACCAAACTCTTAAAACATCATATCAAAAGTGCAAGTTTGCTATCTGCGGCTGGGATTATCACTCCCTTTATTTTAGGAGCGATCGCGTCTTTTTGGTTTTATCACAATGGCGATTTCTTTCAACCAAAGGTCATGCCTTGGTCAGCCGCTTTGTATCTAGGTGCGTCAATGACAATTACGGCTTTTCCGATGTTAGCTCGTATTCTTTACGAACGCGGTCTTGCACAAACTCGCTTCGGTACTTTGGCTTTAGGTGCAGCATCGGTAGATGATGGAGTTGCTTGGTGTTTGCTGGCGATTGTACTTGCTAGCGTGAAAAATTCTTTGAGTATTGCCATATTAGCAATTGGTGGTGGCATTTGCTATGTGCTATTTGCAATTTTTCTCGGACAACCTCTACTCAAACTATTCACACGCATGACAAAACGCGATGCAGGTGTGAACAGACAAACCCTAACTTTAATGTTGATAATTTTGATGTTTTGTGCATGGTTTACCGATGTTACAGGCATCTATGCAATATTCGGTGCTTTTGTGTTGGGAGCAGTAACACCACGCGGAGAATTCACCCAACAAATTCGCCAATATACGGAGTTTTTAACTACTTCTTTTTTGTTACCAATATTTTTTGTCTTCTCTGGACTAAACACTCAAATTGGCTTGGTAAACACACCTACTTTATGGGGAGTGACGCTGTTAATTATTGCGATCGCAATTCTCGGTAAAGGTGTTGCTTGTATGTTAGCTGCAAAATTAGCTGGGGAAAATTGGCGCGAATCTGCAACTATCGGCGCTTTGATGAATGCTCGTGGTTTGATGGAGTTAATCATCCTCAACATTGGTCTAGAACAAGGTATAATTACCCCAACTTTATTCACTATCATGGTTATTATGGCTGTCATTACTACCCTGATGGCATCACCACTGATTGCCTTTTTCTTGCACGGTACAAGCTATGAAAAATCTCCTAATTAA
- a CDS encoding AAA family ATPase — MDFDYFRSNEGTPTNNTRQSLLACGWRPFNRELDWGFLWQLLYSDSRELTQKSFNLASNVADVLGRNNYAWWANLLSVVSDNTRYEVEKFWNYITPDPQSPDHRYKDVLSTETPIVQFVSRSSIPIDYVLNRLQEITVLRVLGVLGNPDIITQYYSERDFYFPIDRFVSWERLDVINTVYAYWSQYDIWLQIDPYDRGRRQYSLMAKNLAPLINKATYDLAVMLSGYQSRVGKVHSQFNIRTFPADIQNFTDSVQQAILNQNQLAVVVHGEPGTGKTVWTQAVAKEILVPLGYVIFILDHDAIANFVPPTYIERICIVINEADNLAQNRASEVAQYNNKTEHILSLLDGTLYQSVIDDSGIQMQQRLVVLMTCNTTERLDPAMLRKGRVDLIYEFTQLFI; from the coding sequence ATGGATTTTGACTATTTTAGAAGCAATGAAGGCACTCCTACAAATAATACTCGGCAAAGTTTACTTGCTTGTGGCTGGCGACCCTTTAACCGGGAATTAGACTGGGGGTTTTTGTGGCAACTGTTGTATAGTGACTCCCGCGAATTAACTCAAAAAAGTTTTAATTTAGCGAGTAATGTTGCTGATGTTTTAGGACGGAATAATTATGCTTGGTGGGCGAATTTATTAAGTGTTGTATCTGATAATACCCGCTACGAAGTTGAAAAATTTTGGAATTACATTACACCAGATCCTCAATCACCAGATCATCGCTACAAAGATGTTTTGAGTACGGAAACGCCCATCGTTCAATTTGTCAGTCGTAGTAGTATTCCTATTGATTATGTTCTGAATCGACTACAAGAAATTACTGTACTGCGAGTTTTAGGTGTGTTGGGTAATCCCGATATTATTACCCAGTATTACTCAGAAAGAGATTTTTATTTTCCCATAGATAGATTTGTTAGCTGGGAACGCTTAGACGTTATTAATACTGTTTACGCTTACTGGTCTCAGTATGACATTTGGTTGCAAATTGATCCCTATGATCGCGGGCGACGACAATATAGTTTAATGGCGAAAAATCTCGCGCCACTAATTAACAAAGCAACTTACGACTTAGCAGTGATGCTGAGTGGATATCAAAGTCGTGTAGGCAAAGTTCATAGTCAATTTAACATTCGGACATTTCCCGCAGATATCCAAAACTTTACTGATTCTGTACAGCAAGCAATTCTGAATCAAAACCAGTTAGCGGTTGTTGTACATGGGGAACCGGGTACTGGTAAAACAGTCTGGACACAGGCAGTAGCAAAAGAAATTCTTGTACCTTTAGGGTATGTAATTTTTATTTTAGATCATGATGCGATCGCTAATTTTGTCCCACCGACTTACATAGAGCGTATTTGTATCGTTATTAACGAAGCTGATAATCTAGCGCAAAATCGTGCTTCTGAGGTAGCGCAATACAATAACAAAACCGAACACATTCTGAGTTTGCTAGATGGCACTTTGTATCAGAGTGTAATTGATGACTCTGGTATTCAGATGCAGCAACGGTTAGTTGTCTTGATGACTTGCAACACTACCGAAAGATTAGATCCAGCCATGTTACGTAAGGGCAGGGTGGATTTAATATATGAGTTTACGCAACTATTTATTTGA
- the scyB gene encoding tryptophan dehydrogenase ScyB has product MLLFETVREMGHEQVLFCHGKNPEIKAIIAIHDTTLGPAMGATRLMPYVNEEAALKDALRLSRGMTYKAACANIPAGGGKAVIIANPENKTDDLLRAYGRFVNSLNGRFITGQDVNITPDDVRTISQETKYVVGVSEKSGGPAPITSLGVFLGIKAAVESRWQSKRLDGMKVAVQGLGNVGKNLCRHLHEHDVQLFVSDVDPAKAEEVKRLFGATVVEPTEIYSLDVDIFAPCALGGILNSHTIPFLQAKIIAGAANNQLDNEQLHSQMLAKKGILYSPDYVINAGGLINVYNEMIGYDEEKAFKQVHNIYDTLLAIFDIAKQQGVSTNDAARRLAEDRINNSKRTKTKAIAA; this is encoded by the coding sequence ATGCTGCTATTTGAAACTGTTAGAGAAATGGGTCACGAACAAGTTCTCTTCTGTCATGGTAAAAATCCCGAAATTAAGGCAATTATTGCTATCCATGACACGACCTTGGGCCCAGCGATGGGAGCTACAAGACTTATGCCTTATGTCAACGAAGAAGCTGCTTTAAAAGATGCACTGCGTCTGAGTCGTGGAATGACATATAAAGCAGCCTGTGCGAACATTCCGGCTGGTGGGGGAAAAGCAGTCATTATTGCTAATCCTGAAAATAAAACAGACGATCTGTTGAGAGCCTACGGACGTTTTGTTAATAGCTTGAATGGACGTTTTATTACCGGACAAGATGTCAATATTACTCCTGACGATGTGCGGACAATTAGTCAAGAAACAAAATATGTTGTTGGAGTATCAGAAAAGTCCGGTGGACCTGCTCCGATAACATCACTAGGCGTCTTTCTGGGAATTAAAGCTGCTGTAGAATCTCGCTGGCAGAGTAAAAGACTTGATGGCATGAAAGTTGCAGTTCAAGGCTTAGGAAATGTAGGTAAAAATCTCTGTCGGCATCTACATGAGCATGATGTCCAGCTTTTTGTTAGCGATGTAGATCCAGCAAAAGCGGAAGAGGTAAAACGGCTTTTTGGCGCAACTGTTGTAGAACCAACCGAAATTTACTCACTTGATGTAGATATCTTTGCTCCTTGCGCGTTAGGAGGAATTCTTAATAGTCATACAATTCCTTTCCTGCAAGCAAAAATTATTGCTGGTGCAGCTAATAATCAATTGGACAATGAGCAATTACATAGTCAGATGCTTGCCAAAAAAGGGATTCTTTACAGCCCTGATTATGTAATTAATGCCGGAGGGCTAATCAATGTTTACAACGAAATGATTGGTTATGACGAAGAAAAAGCTTTCAAGCAAGTGCATAACATTTATGACACCCTATTAGCAATTTTTGATATTGCTAAACAGCAGGGAGTTAGTACCAACGATGCTGCCAGACGATTAGCAGAAGACCGAATCAACAATAGTAAGCGAACCAAGACTAAAGCGATCGCAGCCTAA
- a CDS encoding scytonemin biosynthesis sensor histidine kinase, with amino-acid sequence MNSGEYTLARSSNQWALQPEIEMKFAHLLINQAVDAAFCLGVNAQFLYVNDATCLMTEYSREELLSMRLHDIDVDFSLHNWSDISSQGSLTFKSRYQTKGGRIFLVEISMSYVKHQDMEFGCVFARDKTGEIVELSLQKWTGELRNAKDNLQQEFSQLKAREVELETSISLLRSTLESTAIGVVAVNFEGDILSFNQKFVEMWQIPESLILSKKCPRCKAFFENQLKDPQTFSRMIWEVSSQSDFESYDILELKDGRVFAHYSKPQWLEGKIIGRVWSIWEITESKRTEEALRLNAARFRTLAETTDASTFLIQGTRLCYINPAVEKLTGYTKEELLTDFGLHRLIKSKKRRQVGNQGEAGDFEYQEMNILTKNGTERWLACAVAMLDGVLDFGGKPVELIAGIDITDYKYAELGLNQALEQAKQLSELRARFLSMVCHQFRTPLNIISFSNSLLKEEVDKHTQKKIQPLLDHIQKATEQLSQMLDDILFFSKAESAKINFEPKPLELVQFCNDLVAQMQMCVSPIQINFVSQDKSLTACIDEKLLEPILNNLLDNAIKYSPSEIAIELKLYCQNEKVIFQVQDMGIGIPLADQQRIFEPFYRGSNIDHIPGTGLGLSILKTLVDLHHGQVSVESQLDVGTTFTVMLPLIKSELTSSEL; translated from the coding sequence ATGAATTCTGGCGAATATACACTAGCTAGATCAAGCAATCAATGGGCACTACAACCAGAAATAGAGATGAAGTTTGCTCACTTGCTGATAAATCAAGCTGTAGATGCGGCCTTCTGTTTAGGAGTAAACGCACAGTTTCTTTACGTCAACGATGCCACTTGCCTGATGACTGAGTATTCCCGTGAGGAATTACTTTCTATGAGGCTGCATGATATAGATGTAGACTTTTCTCTACATAATTGGTCAGATATTAGCTCACAAGGTTCCCTTACCTTTAAATCTCGCTACCAGACAAAAGGAGGTCGGATATTTTTGGTAGAAATATCCATGAGCTATGTCAAACACCAAGATATGGAATTTGGCTGTGTTTTTGCTCGTGATAAAACTGGTGAAATAGTAGAACTGAGCCTGCAAAAGTGGACTGGTGAATTAAGGAATGCTAAAGACAATTTGCAGCAGGAATTTTCTCAACTCAAGGCAAGAGAAGTAGAACTAGAAACATCCATATCTTTACTTCGTTCTACTCTCGAATCTACTGCCATTGGTGTTGTTGCAGTTAACTTTGAGGGAGATATTCTGAGCTTTAATCAGAAATTTGTGGAGATGTGGCAGATCCCGGAGTCCCTAATATTATCCAAGAAATGTCCTCGATGCAAAGCCTTTTTTGAGAACCAACTTAAAGACCCACAAACCTTTAGTCGGATGATTTGGGAAGTGTCTAGCCAATCTGATTTTGAGAGCTACGACATTCTGGAGTTGAAAGATGGAAGAGTTTTTGCACATTACTCAAAACCTCAGTGGCTTGAGGGCAAAATTATTGGGAGAGTGTGGAGTATTTGGGAAATTACTGAATCGAAACGGACTGAAGAAGCATTACGGCTGAACGCAGCTAGATTTCGGACTTTAGCAGAAACCACAGATGCCAGCACTTTTCTGATTCAAGGCACGCGACTTTGCTACATAAATCCAGCAGTGGAGAAACTCACTGGCTACACAAAAGAGGAACTGCTAACAGACTTTGGACTGCACCGACTGATTAAAAGCAAAAAACGTAGGCAGGTAGGCAACCAGGGTGAAGCAGGTGACTTTGAATATCAGGAGATGAATATTCTGACAAAAAACGGCACGGAGCGCTGGCTAGCTTGTGCGGTTGCCATGCTAGATGGAGTGCTGGATTTTGGGGGAAAACCAGTCGAATTGATTGCAGGTATCGATATTACCGATTACAAATATGCGGAATTAGGTCTTAACCAAGCTTTAGAACAAGCAAAACAACTTAGCGAACTTAGAGCGCGTTTTCTTTCTATGGTCTGCCATCAATTCCGGACTCCGCTGAATATTATTTCATTTTCTAATAGCTTACTAAAGGAAGAAGTAGACAAACACACACAGAAAAAAATACAACCATTACTCGATCACATTCAGAAAGCCACCGAACAACTCAGCCAGATGTTGGATGATATTTTGTTCTTTTCTAAGGCAGAATCAGCAAAAATAAATTTTGAGCCAAAACCGCTTGAGTTAGTTCAGTTTTGTAATGATTTAGTTGCACAAATGCAGATGTGTGTTAGCCCAATTCAGATTAATTTTGTAAGTCAAGATAAGTCCCTAACAGCCTGCATAGATGAAAAACTGTTAGAGCCGATTTTGAATAATTTGCTCGATAATGCAATCAAGTATTCTCCCTCAGAAATTGCAATTGAGTTGAAATTATATTGCCAAAATGAGAAAGTAATTTTCCAGGTTCAAGATATGGGTATCGGTATTCCATTAGCAGATCAACAACGTATATTTGAGCCATTTTACCGTGGTAGTAATATCGATCATATACCTGGTACTGGACTAGGACTATCGATTCTTAAAACCCTTGTAGATTTACATCACGGTCAAGTCTCTGTAGAAAGTCAACTTGATGTGGGCACTACATTTACTGTGATGTTGCCATTAATCAAATCAGAGTTGACCAGTTCCGAGTTATGA
- a CDS encoding GDSL-type esterase/lipase family protein, with translation MHTFLASSSMQRSLPPNYFQPMKIVALGDSLIYGFGDPEKGGWIEQLRRWWMLPDSAGHILYNLGVRGDRTQQVAQRLEVEFRHRGELRNRVPDLIILSVGVNDSARLARPDGRSYTDFTLFEKEIASLLDLAQQLCPVLFVGMVPVDETKMPFLDCFYYNHADQYRYKEATRIACTKRQIPYLDIFEQWMKRGESWRLKRLSEDGLHPNTLGYQALLEDVINWDAIPSMDFANAAYHSKFDYHLKPS, from the coding sequence ATGCACACATTTCTCGCTTCTTCCTCAATGCAGCGGTCTTTACCACCAAATTACTTTCAGCCTATGAAGATTGTCGCACTGGGGGACAGCTTAATTTATGGATTCGGCGACCCGGAAAAAGGAGGCTGGATTGAGCAACTACGGCGATGGTGGATGTTGCCGGATAGTGCCGGTCATATTCTTTATAATTTAGGGGTAAGAGGCGATCGCACGCAACAAGTAGCCCAAAGACTGGAAGTTGAATTTCGCCACCGGGGTGAACTGCGAAATCGTGTTCCCGATTTGATTATTTTATCAGTAGGGGTGAATGACTCAGCACGGTTAGCGCGTCCCGATGGTCGAAGTTACACAGATTTTACCTTATTTGAAAAGGAAATTGCCTCTCTGCTAGATTTAGCACAGCAACTCTGTCCTGTGTTATTTGTGGGCATGGTGCCAGTAGATGAAACCAAAATGCCATTTTTAGATTGTTTTTACTATAATCATGCCGACCAGTACCGCTACAAAGAAGCAACTCGAATTGCTTGCACCAAACGGCAGATTCCCTATTTGGATATTTTTGAGCAATGGATGAAACGCGGTGAAAGTTGGCGGCTAAAACGCTTGAGTGAAGATGGACTTCATCCCAATACACTAGGTTATCAAGCTTTGTTAGAAGATGTAATTAATTGGGATGCCATACCTTCAATGGACTTTGCCAATGCAGCTTACCATTCTAAATTTGATTATCACCTTAAACCATCCTAA
- the scyA gene encoding scytonemin biosynthesis protein ScyA (ScyA, a thiamin diphosphate-dependent enzyme, performs an acyloin condensation during scytonemin biosythesis. It joins a molecule of indole-3-pyruvate to one of para-hydroxyphenylpyruvic acid.) — MSQNYTGSNPLITTEPYKELPANSYVESMSDSRQLDESEKNGGIQAFLNDETAPTLSVADAIAQMLENLGVGYAFGVAGGAMASLWGALSNSSIEVLNFRHEAGAAFAATEAYFANNRPTVVFTTAGPGITNALTGLFAARGEGAKVILLSACTSAPQRGRWAIQETSTYTLPSGGIFTSGALFNYAITIESASQLPQIFRKLALALAQPGGFVAHLSIPTAVQTSLVEDIALPQLDVSPFGMTASKQAIAKSVELLSSGPFAIWVGFGARDAAEEILELAEKTGAAVMCSPRGKGIFPEDHPQFVGVTGLGGHASVLTYMEEQPPLRTLVLGTRLGEPTSFWSSALVPKAGFVHVDIDPEVPGVAYPHVETFGVRSDIKAFVQELLQQLPDASRSTISLPRPEHKEIEPAPDVDYPVRPEVLMAAIQKIIVEGSDAVVMAECGNSFTWSTHLLQFSQANRYRVSTGVGAMGHAVTGVLGAAVANNGKAVAIVGDGAMLMNNEISTAVKYKIPAIWIVLNDARYNMCHQGMKILGLKGADATLPPTNFAMIARGMGAEAIVVVRESDIEAALEQAIASTVPFLIDVVIDADRPAPSGGRNKSLAAQGIKSTPAKNAVKQVSFPMI; from the coding sequence ATGAGTCAAAACTATACTGGTTCAAATCCTCTCATCACCACTGAGCCATACAAGGAACTTCCAGCAAACAGCTATGTAGAATCTATGTCTGACTCCCGTCAGCTTGATGAATCGGAAAAGAATGGGGGAATTCAGGCTTTTTTAAATGATGAAACAGCCCCAACGCTCTCAGTTGCTGATGCGATCGCTCAGATGTTGGAAAATTTGGGAGTGGGTTACGCTTTTGGTGTCGCCGGTGGTGCAATGGCCAGCCTTTGGGGTGCGCTATCAAATAGCAGCATAGAAGTGTTGAACTTCCGCCATGAAGCCGGAGCAGCATTTGCCGCCACCGAAGCATACTTTGCCAATAATCGCCCTACTGTAGTTTTTACCACAGCAGGACCGGGGATCACTAACGCCCTGACCGGGTTATTTGCGGCTCGTGGTGAAGGTGCAAAGGTAATTTTGCTGTCAGCTTGCACCTCAGCACCGCAGCGTGGACGTTGGGCTATTCAAGAAACCAGCACTTATACCTTGCCCAGTGGGGGAATTTTTACCTCAGGAGCGCTATTCAACTATGCAATCACTATTGAATCTGCATCTCAACTACCACAGATTTTCCGCAAACTTGCTTTAGCTTTGGCGCAACCAGGCGGATTCGTTGCCCATTTGAGTATTCCCACGGCAGTGCAGACAAGTTTAGTTGAGGATATAGCTTTACCTCAATTAGATGTTTCTCCGTTTGGGATGACTGCTTCAAAACAAGCGATCGCTAAATCTGTAGAGTTATTATCATCTGGCCCCTTTGCCATCTGGGTTGGTTTCGGTGCGCGTGACGCAGCAGAGGAAATCCTTGAACTCGCAGAGAAAACCGGAGCAGCCGTCATGTGTTCACCCCGTGGTAAAGGTATCTTCCCCGAAGATCATCCCCAATTTGTGGGTGTTACAGGTTTAGGTGGTCATGCTTCCGTATTGACATATATGGAAGAACAACCTCCATTACGCACACTTGTATTAGGAACCCGCCTTGGTGAACCGACTTCCTTCTGGAGTTCGGCGCTGGTTCCAAAAGCAGGCTTTGTCCATGTCGATATTGACCCAGAAGTGCCAGGTGTAGCCTATCCACACGTGGAAACTTTCGGGGTTCGGTCTGACATCAAAGCTTTTGTGCAAGAGTTGTTGCAGCAGTTACCAGATGCTTCTCGTTCCACAATTTCCCTACCTCGCCCAGAACACAAAGAAATTGAACCTGCTCCAGACGTAGATTATCCAGTGCGGCCAGAAGTATTGATGGCAGCAATTCAAAAGATAATTGTCGAGGGTAGCGATGCGGTAGTCATGGCGGAGTGTGGTAACTCGTTTACTTGGTCAACACATCTACTGCAATTTTCCCAAGCCAATCGTTACCGAGTCAGCACCGGAGTCGGCGCAATGGGTCACGCCGTCACTGGAGTGTTGGGTGCAGCAGTGGCGAACAATGGCAAGGCTGTAGCGATTGTCGGCGATGGGGCAATGCTGATGAATAACGAAATCAGCACAGCCGTGAAATACAAAATTCCCGCGATTTGGATTGTACTTAACGATGCGCGTTACAACATGTGCCATCAAGGGATGAAAATCTTGGGATTAAAGGGTGCAGACGCAACACTTCCACCAACAAACTTTGCGATGATTGCTCGTGGGATGGGAGCAGAAGCGATCGTAGTCGTTAGAGAGTCAGATATTGAAGCCGCATTAGAACAAGCGATCGCATCAACTGTTCCCTTTCTGATTGATGTAGTGATTGACGCCGATCGACCAGCACCTTCTGGTGGACGTAATAAAAGTTTGGCAGCCCAAGGAATTAAATCAACTCCCGCGAAAAATGCAGTTAAGCAAGTTTCATTTCCAATGATTTGA
- the scyC gene encoding scytonemin biosynthesis cyclase/decarboxylase ScyC (ScyC, an enzyme in the biosynthesis pathway for the cyanobacterial natural sunscreen scytonemin, performs a cyclization and decarboxylation on the compound ScyA produces.) has product MEKNTFATSAYIATSPESAFDYLCSLKNLDEWTLYSRMKEQIDEDTWLGTASGYHKNLYYHVKKLENPLFYGIEWHCGLEYQKYFQVYPVLLFPTDYIEPGTDEKGVYFHWLSFVDPKRQTQMIMQGIHTVHTSECRSLKGNLERKAGLTAAAKGSHFIDTDTIYVDAPIEIGIEYLKDLKNVDEWAHLLRPNGEITSDSGEFKDEYDQKVKVSVRVHSLSKYYLLEQEHFYPDYEYYQRSVALLIPTAYAFADPEASGFILHRITFWKTDGTVSHGKLQIEDFGAESMNIKRLLEAKAGNLKSFDRGMSYLPKTPESLVTN; this is encoded by the coding sequence GTGGAAAAAAATACCTTTGCTACATCAGCTTATATTGCAACTTCACCAGAGAGCGCCTTTGACTACCTTTGTAGTTTAAAGAATTTAGATGAATGGACGCTTTACAGCCGGATGAAAGAGCAAATTGACGAAGATACCTGGCTGGGAACTGCATCAGGTTATCATAAAAATCTTTACTATCACGTTAAAAAACTAGAAAATCCACTTTTCTACGGTATTGAGTGGCACTGTGGATTAGAGTATCAGAAATATTTTCAAGTTTACCCTGTTTTGCTGTTTCCCACCGACTACATCGAGCCAGGAACAGATGAAAAAGGTGTATATTTTCACTGGTTGAGCTTTGTCGATCCCAAACGGCAGACTCAGATGATTATGCAGGGAATTCACACAGTACACACTTCCGAGTGTCGTTCTCTCAAAGGTAATTTGGAACGCAAAGCTGGTCTAACCGCAGCAGCAAAAGGAAGCCACTTTATCGATACAGACACCATCTATGTTGATGCCCCAATTGAAATCGGCATTGAATACTTGAAAGACTTAAAAAACGTAGACGAGTGGGCGCATTTACTACGACCAAATGGTGAGATTACCTCTGATTCCGGTGAATTCAAAGATGAATATGATCAAAAAGTAAAAGTGTCTGTGCGAGTTCATAGTCTGAGTAAATACTACTTACTTGAACAAGAACACTTTTATCCAGACTACGAATATTATCAGCGTTCTGTAGCTTTACTTATTCCAACCGCTTATGCTTTCGCTGACCCAGAAGCCTCTGGTTTTATCCTGCATCGAATTACATTCTGGAAAACAGATGGAACTGTTAGCCACGGCAAACTTCAAATTGAAGACTTTGGTGCTGAGAGCATGAACATTAAACGTTTACTCGAAGCCAAAGCTGGCAACCTCAAATCATTTGACCGAGGAATGAGCTATCTACCAAAAACTCCAGAATCACTAGTTACCAACTAA